From the genome of Nasonia vitripennis strain AsymCx chromosome 1, Nvit_psr_1.1, whole genome shotgun sequence, one region includes:
- the LOC100117814 gene encoding band 3 anion transport protein isoform X4, which produces MEKVFAMDAGEKFDVARFGSPSESVGSDRDRDRGPNIPRYGDRGLDQHRKKSYPHPHMPLKSLHSRSMRRHLSPEGSLGADNSLEEEASTNGLNGNGNVPVSDNGQLDLVDSINGTKPPSEDEDKDDFDDGKDEDVTETLEDIAENIASSESEAPISERAASGFSDSPPVGSPRVQFDKICEEDGHVMSVNEAGDDDRKCRRHHKHDHKRHHHHHHHKSRKYSLQEDPQWRKRSGAGLPGEGGMFAGPAAGRRVSVQPDEAKTLQELDIDDLESHRSDDPRGMRRHKAAHPTVQIGRRKEGGIPHETFKKMYDHSPHEVFVQLDELHGVGEEREWRETARWIKYEEDVEEGADRWGRPHVASLSFHSLLNLRRCLETGVVLLDLEEKDLPGLAYRVVEQMVIEELILPEDRPVVMRALLLRHRHVHEHDRGFRFGAKRNYASYTSLQSIWFDDEDATREGAENNNLNDSKPKIVASNQALDSNNHTVVDMKEELTFTSSNEDMKKGHNDHILKRIPSGAEATVVLVGAVDFLDQPTIAFVRLAEGILMPAITEVTIPVRFMFTLLGPRNSDLDYHEIGRSISTLMSNTSFHMIAYKANERRELLSAINEFLDDSIVLPPGDWERQALLPFGELKAKSEAIRKRKAKAIEEKKKKQQQQIQSENAAAKKALLAGEDEKKPPDDSDPLRRTRRPFGGLINDIKRRYPYYLSDFTDGLSSSCLAAAIFMYFAALCTAITFGGLLSDKTHNVIGISETLVSCCCTGIIMALFATQPLVIIGTTGPLLLFDESLYNFCMANNLDFLTMRLYVGAWMAIIALAIACVEGSVLVRLFTRFTEEIFTGLISILYIVETFIKLVNYFKRNPLLPTYCFASDTSYDSNQTVYQDILQQSPVNNTEISRLTEASQTAVESVLGISNNRTDFALYQDSPFIPAHDKVGLMINQPNTALMCTILCLGTFLGAYYLRIFRNSHYLGRSARRAFGDFGVPISIITFVLIDYLAGVKTEKLLVPEGLSPTLPGRSWLVSPTNGDVPLWMALACCVPALLVYILVFMETQISELIIDKKERKLRKGNGYHMDIVVVCLMNFGCGLIGAPWCCAASVRSLTHVNAVTVMSRTHAPGDKPHIVEVKEQRVSSLLVAILVGVSVLMAPLLRRVPMSVLLGVFLYMGISSTNGVQLFDRVKLFFMPVKHHGTANYVRRVQTYKMHIFTLVQITCLAVLWTVKSTKAALALPFFLILMIPLRAQMTHFFSPAELRALDSKNPDNEEDEPDFYEEAPLPG; this is translated from the exons CGAAGGTTCTCTAGGCGCCGACAATAGTTTGGAAGAAGAAGCGTCCACAAACGGTCTCAACGGTAACGGCAATGTCCCAGTGTCGGACAACGGACAGCTGGATCTCGTCGACTCCATTAACGGCACAAAACCTCCTTCGGAGGACGAAGACAAGGACGATTTCGATGATGGCAAA GACGAAGACGTCACGGAAACTCTCGAAGACATCGCCGAAAACATCGCTAGCAGCGAAAGCGAAGCTCCGATCTCCGAGAGGGCGGCTTCCGGTTTCAGCGATAGCCCGCCGGTTGGCAGTCCGAGGGTACAATTCGACAAGATTTGCGAAGAGGACGGCCACGTGATGAGCGTAAACGAGGCCGGCGACGACGACAGAAAGTGCCGGCGACACCACAAGCACGACCACAA ACGGcaccatcaccaccaccaccacaaATCGCGCAAGTACTCTCTACAGGAGGATCCGCAATGGCGCAAACGCTCTGGTGCAGGTCTGCCGGGCGAAGGCGGCATGTTCGCGGGTCCGGCGGCCGGTCGACGCGTCAGCGTCCAGCCCGACGAGGCGAAGACCCTACAGGAGCTGGACATCGACGACTTGGAGTCACACAGGAGCGACGATCCGCGCGGCATGAGGCGCCACAAAGCCGCCCACCCAACCGTCCAGATTGGACGGCGCAAAGAGGGTGGCATACCCCACGAGACCTTCAAGAAGATGTACGACCACTCGCCGCACGAGGTATTTGTCCAGCTCGACGAGCTTCATGGTGTCGGCGAGGAACGTGAGTGGCGAGAGACCGCCAGGTGGATCAAATACGAGGAGGACGTCGAGGAGGGCGCTGATAG ATGGGGAAGGCCTCACGTTGCCTCGCTGAGCTTCCACTCGTTGCTGAACTTGCGCCGCTGTCTCGAGACCGGCGTCGTCCTGCTCGACCTTGAGGAGAAGGATCTGCCCGGCCTCGCATATCGCGTCGTCGAGCAGATGGTCATTGAGGAGCTAATTCTTCCAGAGGATCGGCCTGTAGTTATGAGGGCTTTGCTCCTGAGGCACCGGCACGTGCACGAGCACGACCGGGGCTTCAGGTTCGGCGCTAAAAGAAATTACGCTAGCTACACGAGTCTTCAG TCTATCTGGTTTGACGACGAAGACGCTACGCGGGAAGGTGCTGAGAACAAT AACCTGAACGATTCGAAGCCGAAGATCGTGGCGTCGAATCAGGCGCTGGACAGCAACAACCACACGGTCGTGGACATGAAGGAGGAGCTGACCTTCACCAGCAGCAACGAGGATATGAAGAAGGGTCACAACGACCACATTCTCAAGAGGATACCGAGCGGCGCCGAGGCGACGGTTGTTCTTGTCGGCGCTGTCGACTTTCTTGATCAACCGACGATAGCCTTCGTGAGACTGGCGGAAG GTATCCTGATGCCGGCGATAACGGAAGTCACCATTCCCGTGCGCTTCATGTTCACGCTCTTGGGTCCCCGCAACTCGGACCTGGACTACCACGAGATCGGTCGGTCCATTTCGACGCTGATGTCGAACACCTCGTTCCATATGATCGCGTACAAGgccaacgagcgccgagaGCTGCTCTCGGCTATCAATGAGTTCCTCGACGATTCGATCGTCCTGCCACCCGGCGACTGGGAGAGGCAGGCCCTGCTACCCTTCGGCGAGCTCAAGGCCAAGAGCGAGGCCATCCGCAAACGCAAGGCCAAGGCTatcgaggagaagaagaagaagcagcagcagcagatacAGAGCGAAAATGCCGCCGCCAAAAAAG CTCTACTCGCAGGCGAGGACGAGAAGAAGCCTCCGGACGACAGCGACCCGCTACGAAGGACGCGTCGGCCCTTCGGTGGTCTCATCAACGACATAAAGCGACGATATCCTTACTATTTGTCCGACTTCACTGATGGCTTGAGCTCGTCCTGTCTTGCCGCGGCAATCTTTATGTACTTTGCGGCCCTCTGTACGGCCATCACCTTCGGCGGTCTGTTGAGCGACAAGACTCACAACGTCATCGGCATCTCTGAGACGCTTGTCTCTTGCTGCTGTACTGGTATTATTATGGCGCTGTTCGCAACGCAGCCGCTCGTCATCATCGGTACCACTGGCCCACTGCTCTTGTTTGACGAGAGTTTGTATAACTTTTGTATGGCCAATAATCTCGATTTTCTTACGATGAGGCTCTACGTAGGAGCTTGGATGGCGATCATCGCTTTGGCCATCGCCTGCGTTGAAGGATCCGTGCTG GTAAGACTTTTCACTCGTTTCACTGAAGAGATCTTCACCGGCCTAATCTCCATTCTTTACATCGTCGAGACTTTCATCAAGCTCGTCAATTACTTTAAGAGAAATCCTTTGCTACCGACATACTGTTTCGCTTCTGACACCAGCTACGATAGCAACCAAACCGTCTATCAAGATATACTGCAGCAATCACCGGTCAATAATACGGAAATCTCCAGACTGACGGAAGCATCCCAAACCGCTGTCGAGTCCGTCTTGGGCATTAGCAACAATCGCACAGACTTTGCGTTGTACCAGGACTCGCCGTTTATACCCGCCCACGACAAAGTCGGTCTGATGATTAACCAGCCGAATACCGCGCTTATGTGCACGATTCTCTGTTTGGGCACCTTCCTTGGTGCCTACTACCTTAGGATCTTCAGAAACAGTCACTATCTTGGCCGAAGTGCTCGGCGAGCCTTTGGCGACTTCGGCGTACCCATTAGTATTATTACATTTGTGCTGATCGATTACCTTGCGGGTGTGAAGACAGAGAAGTTGTTGGTGCCGGAGGGATTGTCGCCAACCTTACCTGGAAGGAGCTGGCTAGTTAGTCCAACCAACGGAGACGTGCCCCTATGGATGGCGCTGGCCTGCTGTGTACCCGCTCTATTGGTCTATATCCTTGTTTTTATGGAGACGCAGATTTCCGA GTTGATAATCGACAAGAAGGAGCGCAAGCTGCGCAAGGGCAACGGTTATCACATGGACATAGTCGTGGTCTGTTTGATGAACTTCGGCTGTGGTCTGATTGGCGCTCCATGGTGTTGCGCTGCCTCGGTGCGTTCGTTGACGCACGTGAACGCGGTGACGGTGATGTCGCGCACCCACGCACCTGGTGACAAGCCTCACATCGTCGAAGTTAAAGAGCAACGCGTCTCCTCGTTGCTCGTGGCCATCCTCGTGGGTGTGAGTGTATTGATGGCACCGTTGCTACGACGTGTTCCGATGTCTGTGTTGCTCGGTGTTTTCCTCTACATGGGCATCTCCTCGACGAACGGCGTACAGCTGTTTGACCGCGTGAAGCTGTTCTTCATGCCCGTCAAGCACCACGGCACCGCCAACTACGTCCGTCGTGTGCAAACTTACAAAATGCACATATTCACGCTCGTacagataacttgcctggcAGTCCTCTGGACCGTTAAGAGCACTAAAGCTGCGCTTGCACTACCTTTCTTTCTCATACTGATGATACCACTCAGGGCGCAAATGACCCACTTTTTCAGTCCGGCTGAGCTCAGGGCACTGGACAGCAAGAACCCGGACAACGAGGAAGACGAGCCTGACTTTTACGAGGAGGCGCCGCTACCTGGTTAA
- the LOC100117814 gene encoding band 3 anion transport protein isoform X3 — MKKSTMSNKGDKRAMPANKRKLSFLGFGQRIATDGHGAETVQELDEEMEKVFAMDAGEKFDVARFGSPSESVGSDRDRDRGPNIPRYGDRGLDQHRKKSYPHPHMPLKSLHSRSMRRHLSPEGSLGADNSLEEEASTNGLNGNGNVPVSDNGQLDLVDSINGTKPPSEDEDKDDFDDGKDEDVTETLEDIAENIASSESEAPISERAASGFSDSPPVGSPRVQFDKICEEDGHVMSVNEAGDDDRKCRRHHKHDHKRHHHHHHHKSRKYSLQEDPQWRKRSGAGLPGEGGMFAGPAAGRRVSVQPDEAKTLQELDIDDLESHRSDDPRGMRRHKAAHPTVQIGRRKEGGIPHETFKKMYDHSPHEVFVQLDELHGVGEEREWRETARWIKYEEDVEEGADRWGRPHVASLSFHSLLNLRRCLETGVVLLDLEEKDLPGLAYRVVEQMVIEELILPEDRPVVMRALLLRHRHVHEHDRGFRFGAKRNYASYTSLQNLNDSKPKIVASNQALDSNNHTVVDMKEELTFTSSNEDMKKGHNDHILKRIPSGAEATVVLVGAVDFLDQPTIAFVRLAEGILMPAITEVTIPVRFMFTLLGPRNSDLDYHEIGRSISTLMSNTSFHMIAYKANERRELLSAINEFLDDSIVLPPGDWERQALLPFGELKAKSEAIRKRKAKAIEEKKKKQQQQIQSENAAAKKALLAGEDEKKPPDDSDPLRRTRRPFGGLINDIKRRYPYYLSDFTDGLSSSCLAAAIFMYFAALCTAITFGGLLSDKTHNVIGISETLVSCCCTGIIMALFATQPLVIIGTTGPLLLFDESLYNFCMANNLDFLTMRLYVGAWMAIIALAIACVEGSVLVRLFTRFTEEIFTGLISILYIVETFIKLVNYFKRNPLLPTYCFASDTSYDSNQTVYQDILQQSPVNNTEISRLTEASQTAVESVLGISNNRTDFALYQDSPFIPAHDKVGLMINQPNTALMCTILCLGTFLGAYYLRIFRNSHYLGRSARRAFGDFGVPISIITFVLIDYLAGVKTEKLLVPEGLSPTLPGRSWLVSPTNGDVPLWMALACCVPALLVYILVFMETQISELIIDKKERKLRKGNGYHMDIVVVCLMNFGCGLIGAPWCCAASVRSLTHVNAVTVMSRTHAPGDKPHIVEVKEQRVSSLLVAILVGVSVLMAPLLRRVPMSVLLGVFLYMGISSTNGVQLFDRVKLFFMPVKHHGTANYVRRVQTYKMHIFTLVQITCLAVLWTVKSTKAALALPFFLILMIPLRAQMTHFFSPAELRALDSKNPDNEEDEPDFYEEAPLPG; from the exons CGAAGGTTCTCTAGGCGCCGACAATAGTTTGGAAGAAGAAGCGTCCACAAACGGTCTCAACGGTAACGGCAATGTCCCAGTGTCGGACAACGGACAGCTGGATCTCGTCGACTCCATTAACGGCACAAAACCTCCTTCGGAGGACGAAGACAAGGACGATTTCGATGATGGCAAA GACGAAGACGTCACGGAAACTCTCGAAGACATCGCCGAAAACATCGCTAGCAGCGAAAGCGAAGCTCCGATCTCCGAGAGGGCGGCTTCCGGTTTCAGCGATAGCCCGCCGGTTGGCAGTCCGAGGGTACAATTCGACAAGATTTGCGAAGAGGACGGCCACGTGATGAGCGTAAACGAGGCCGGCGACGACGACAGAAAGTGCCGGCGACACCACAAGCACGACCACAA ACGGcaccatcaccaccaccaccacaaATCGCGCAAGTACTCTCTACAGGAGGATCCGCAATGGCGCAAACGCTCTGGTGCAGGTCTGCCGGGCGAAGGCGGCATGTTCGCGGGTCCGGCGGCCGGTCGACGCGTCAGCGTCCAGCCCGACGAGGCGAAGACCCTACAGGAGCTGGACATCGACGACTTGGAGTCACACAGGAGCGACGATCCGCGCGGCATGAGGCGCCACAAAGCCGCCCACCCAACCGTCCAGATTGGACGGCGCAAAGAGGGTGGCATACCCCACGAGACCTTCAAGAAGATGTACGACCACTCGCCGCACGAGGTATTTGTCCAGCTCGACGAGCTTCATGGTGTCGGCGAGGAACGTGAGTGGCGAGAGACCGCCAGGTGGATCAAATACGAGGAGGACGTCGAGGAGGGCGCTGATAG ATGGGGAAGGCCTCACGTTGCCTCGCTGAGCTTCCACTCGTTGCTGAACTTGCGCCGCTGTCTCGAGACCGGCGTCGTCCTGCTCGACCTTGAGGAGAAGGATCTGCCCGGCCTCGCATATCGCGTCGTCGAGCAGATGGTCATTGAGGAGCTAATTCTTCCAGAGGATCGGCCTGTAGTTATGAGGGCTTTGCTCCTGAGGCACCGGCACGTGCACGAGCACGACCGGGGCTTCAGGTTCGGCGCTAAAAGAAATTACGCTAGCTACACGAGTCTTCAG AACCTGAACGATTCGAAGCCGAAGATCGTGGCGTCGAATCAGGCGCTGGACAGCAACAACCACACGGTCGTGGACATGAAGGAGGAGCTGACCTTCACCAGCAGCAACGAGGATATGAAGAAGGGTCACAACGACCACATTCTCAAGAGGATACCGAGCGGCGCCGAGGCGACGGTTGTTCTTGTCGGCGCTGTCGACTTTCTTGATCAACCGACGATAGCCTTCGTGAGACTGGCGGAAG GTATCCTGATGCCGGCGATAACGGAAGTCACCATTCCCGTGCGCTTCATGTTCACGCTCTTGGGTCCCCGCAACTCGGACCTGGACTACCACGAGATCGGTCGGTCCATTTCGACGCTGATGTCGAACACCTCGTTCCATATGATCGCGTACAAGgccaacgagcgccgagaGCTGCTCTCGGCTATCAATGAGTTCCTCGACGATTCGATCGTCCTGCCACCCGGCGACTGGGAGAGGCAGGCCCTGCTACCCTTCGGCGAGCTCAAGGCCAAGAGCGAGGCCATCCGCAAACGCAAGGCCAAGGCTatcgaggagaagaagaagaagcagcagcagcagatacAGAGCGAAAATGCCGCCGCCAAAAAAG CTCTACTCGCAGGCGAGGACGAGAAGAAGCCTCCGGACGACAGCGACCCGCTACGAAGGACGCGTCGGCCCTTCGGTGGTCTCATCAACGACATAAAGCGACGATATCCTTACTATTTGTCCGACTTCACTGATGGCTTGAGCTCGTCCTGTCTTGCCGCGGCAATCTTTATGTACTTTGCGGCCCTCTGTACGGCCATCACCTTCGGCGGTCTGTTGAGCGACAAGACTCACAACGTCATCGGCATCTCTGAGACGCTTGTCTCTTGCTGCTGTACTGGTATTATTATGGCGCTGTTCGCAACGCAGCCGCTCGTCATCATCGGTACCACTGGCCCACTGCTCTTGTTTGACGAGAGTTTGTATAACTTTTGTATGGCCAATAATCTCGATTTTCTTACGATGAGGCTCTACGTAGGAGCTTGGATGGCGATCATCGCTTTGGCCATCGCCTGCGTTGAAGGATCCGTGCTG GTAAGACTTTTCACTCGTTTCACTGAAGAGATCTTCACCGGCCTAATCTCCATTCTTTACATCGTCGAGACTTTCATCAAGCTCGTCAATTACTTTAAGAGAAATCCTTTGCTACCGACATACTGTTTCGCTTCTGACACCAGCTACGATAGCAACCAAACCGTCTATCAAGATATACTGCAGCAATCACCGGTCAATAATACGGAAATCTCCAGACTGACGGAAGCATCCCAAACCGCTGTCGAGTCCGTCTTGGGCATTAGCAACAATCGCACAGACTTTGCGTTGTACCAGGACTCGCCGTTTATACCCGCCCACGACAAAGTCGGTCTGATGATTAACCAGCCGAATACCGCGCTTATGTGCACGATTCTCTGTTTGGGCACCTTCCTTGGTGCCTACTACCTTAGGATCTTCAGAAACAGTCACTATCTTGGCCGAAGTGCTCGGCGAGCCTTTGGCGACTTCGGCGTACCCATTAGTATTATTACATTTGTGCTGATCGATTACCTTGCGGGTGTGAAGACAGAGAAGTTGTTGGTGCCGGAGGGATTGTCGCCAACCTTACCTGGAAGGAGCTGGCTAGTTAGTCCAACCAACGGAGACGTGCCCCTATGGATGGCGCTGGCCTGCTGTGTACCCGCTCTATTGGTCTATATCCTTGTTTTTATGGAGACGCAGATTTCCGA GTTGATAATCGACAAGAAGGAGCGCAAGCTGCGCAAGGGCAACGGTTATCACATGGACATAGTCGTGGTCTGTTTGATGAACTTCGGCTGTGGTCTGATTGGCGCTCCATGGTGTTGCGCTGCCTCGGTGCGTTCGTTGACGCACGTGAACGCGGTGACGGTGATGTCGCGCACCCACGCACCTGGTGACAAGCCTCACATCGTCGAAGTTAAAGAGCAACGCGTCTCCTCGTTGCTCGTGGCCATCCTCGTGGGTGTGAGTGTATTGATGGCACCGTTGCTACGACGTGTTCCGATGTCTGTGTTGCTCGGTGTTTTCCTCTACATGGGCATCTCCTCGACGAACGGCGTACAGCTGTTTGACCGCGTGAAGCTGTTCTTCATGCCCGTCAAGCACCACGGCACCGCCAACTACGTCCGTCGTGTGCAAACTTACAAAATGCACATATTCACGCTCGTacagataacttgcctggcAGTCCTCTGGACCGTTAAGAGCACTAAAGCTGCGCTTGCACTACCTTTCTTTCTCATACTGATGATACCACTCAGGGCGCAAATGACCCACTTTTTCAGTCCGGCTGAGCTCAGGGCACTGGACAGCAAGAACCCGGACAACGAGGAAGACGAGCCTGACTTTTACGAGGAGGCGCCGCTACCTGGTTAA